The Candidatus Krumholzibacteriia bacterium DNA window CTACGAGGCCCAGCTCGAGGCGCGTCTGCTCATGCTGGCGCCGCTCAACGTGCTCAGCCCCGCCAGCGGTGAGCCGGTGGCGACTCCGAGCCAGGACATGGTCCTGGGTCTGTTCTACCTGACCAAGGTGCGTCCGGGCGCCAGGGGCGAGGGCAAGGCCTTCACCTCGGTGGACGACGTCATGTCCGCGCTCGACCACGGCCTCGTCGAGAAGCACGCGCTGATCAAGGTCCGCGTGAACGGCGAGCTGGTCGAGACCACGGCGGGGCGTTGCATCTTCAACGCTCTGCTACCGGCGGACTGGCCCTTCGTGAACGAAGAGCTCGGCAAGAAGCAGAACAAGCGTCTGATCGCCGAGATCCACGAGCGCCTGGGCGTGTCGGCCTGTATGGACTTCCTCGACAAGCTCAAGCATCTGGGCTTCGAGGAGGCCACCACCGCAGGCCTGACGATCGGGATCGAGGACGTGCTGATCCCCGGCGAGAAGCAGACGGCCGTGACCTCGGCGCAGGAGAAGATCGCCAGGGTGACGAAGGACTACACCCAGGGCCGGATCGGGAACAGCGAGCGCTACAACCGCGTGATCGATCAGTGGACCGGGGTGTCGGACAAGGTCGCCGACGCCATGTTCGAGGAGCTCCGGACCGACCGGCAGGGGTTCAACCCGGTCTTCATGATGCACCAGTCCGGCGCGCGGGGTAGTCGCGATCAGATCCGTCAGCTGGGCGCCATGCGCGGACTGATGGCCAAGCCGCAGAAGAAGTTCACGGGTGGCGTGGGCGAGATCATCGAGCAGCCCATCCTTTCGAACTTCAAGGAAGGCCTCACGGTGCTCGAGTACTTCATCTCGACGCACGGCGCGCGCAAGGGGCTGGCCGACACGGCGCTGAAGACCGCCGACGCCGGGTATCTCACCCGTCGCCTGGTCGACGTGTCGCAGGACATCGTGATCACCGAGCCCGACTGCGGAACGATCCTCGGTCTGGACGTCGGTCCGATCAAGGAAGGTGAAGAGGTCATCGAGCCGCTCGGGGAGCGCGTCCACGGACGGGTGCTGGCGGACGACGCGATCGGCCTCGACGGTGAGATCCTCTTCGAGGCCGGCACGCTGATCGACGCCGAGAAGGCCGCTGCCCTCGAGGACAGTGGCGTCGAGGAGGTGGCGATCCGTTCGGTGCTCACCTGCGAGGCCCGCCGCGGTGTCTGTGCCATGTGCTACGGCTACAATCTGGCCGAGAACCGACTGGTCGACCTCGGCGAGCCCGTGGGCGTGATCGCGGCCCAGTCGATCGGTGAGCCGGGAACGCAGCTCACGCTGCGGACCTTCCACATCGGCGGCACGGCCTCGCGTATCGCCGAGGAGACCATCAAGCACGCGGCGGCCGACGGTGTGGTCGAGTTCGGTGACGATCTCGAGTTGATCACCCGCCAGGACGGGCTCACCGTTTCCGCCGGCCGGAAGGGCCAGATGCGTCTGGTGCTGCCGACCGGAATCGTCCGGTCGAAGTACGACGTGCCCTACGGGGCCGAAGTCCTGGTCGAAGAGGGCCAGGAGGTCGAGAAGGGTACCGGCCTGTTCCAGTGGGATCCGTACAGTGATCCGGTGCTGAGCAAGGTCGAGGGCAAGGTCGAGTACCGCGACATCGTGCCCGGCATCACCATGACCGAAGAGATCGACGACGCATCGGGCCGCCGGCAGTCCTTCATCAAGGAGTCGACGGACAAGAACCTGCATCCCACGGTCATGGTGACCGACAAGAAGGGCGAGAAGCTCGAGGAGTACATCGTCCCGACCGGGGCCATGCTCATGGTCAAGGATGGCGAGAAGGTCAAGCCGGGTCAGCTGATCTGCAAGATCGCCAAGGACATCGGCCAGAGCCGTGACATCACCGGTGGTCTGCCCCGCGTGGCCGAGCTCTTCGAGGCGCGGCGTCCCAAGGAAGCCGCCACGATCACCGAGATCGACGGCGTGGTCAGCTTCGGTGGTGTCACGCGCGGGATGCGCAAGATCGTGGTCACCCCCGAGGGTGGCGACGAGAGCCGGGCCAAGGAGTACCTGATCCCCCACGGCCGCTACGTGCGGACCTACGAGGGCGAGAAGGTCCTGGCCGGTGATCCGCTGACGGAGGGACCGATCGATCCGCTGGACGTGCTGGCCGTGAAGGGTGTCAACGCGGTGCAGTCGTTCCTGGTGAACGCGATCCAGGAGGTCTACCGCCTGCAGGGCGTGAAGATCAACGACAAGCACATCGAGATCATCGTGGGGCGGATGCTCCAGAAGGTCACGATCAGCGACCCGGGCGACACGGACTTCCTCGAGGGCGAGGTCGTCAGCAAGGCCGACGTCCGCGACGCGAACGAGCGGATCCAGGCCAAGAACCAGGAGCGCATCGCCGCGGGCAAGGATCCGCTGCAGCCGGCGATCTACGAGCCCCAGCTGCTCGGGATCACCAAGGCCAGTCTCTCGACGGACTCGTTCATCTCGGCCGCGAGCTTCCAGGAGACCACGCGCGTGCTCACCGAGGCGGCGATCGTCAGCAAGCGTGACGAGCTGCACAGCCTCAAGGAGAACGTGATCATGGGTCACCTGATCTCGGCCGGGACCGGCCTCAGCGGCTACAAGCACCTCGTGCTCGAGAGCCAGCCGGAGGAAGCCGTCGAAGGCGAGGAGGTCGTGGGCGGCGAAGGGCCGGGCGAGGACCAGGTGGCTCAGGCTTCGGAGGCCTGAGCCGGGGTTCGCGGCGCATTTTCGGGGGGCATGGTCTCTTGACAGGGACCGGCCCCGCAGCTACTGTTTGCAGCCTGCCCCGCGAGCGCTTCGGTGCCGGGGCAGGCGTCCAGGACGCGGCGGGATGACCGTCGCCGGAGAGGCGCGAAGAGAAATACCGTCAACCCCAGATCGCTCCCTCGTTCAAGGGGGCGACCGTGCAGGGGCCCGATTAGGGTCCGACGTCCCGGACGGACGGAAGCACGGCCCGCACGGGGTGGCGCCAGATGGTCCGGGAGCAATTCCCGAGGCGATAATTGGCGCTCCGGCCGGCTTCTGCCGGCGCAGGGAACAATCAGTGTTCCGGGCTCGCGCTCGGGACGAACGTGTGTCGCGTGGTCGGGCACGGCTGCCCGCCTCGACACCTCGTGGTCTGGTCACGGCGACGGGTCGAGATCGTCTCGGTCTGTCGTGGGTCATGCCTGGGAGAGGGCTTTGCCGACGATCAACCAGCTGATCCGCAAGGGTCGGAGCAAGCGAATCCAGAAGAGCGACGCACCCGCGCTGCAGGGGTGCCCGCAGCGACGTGGTGTGTGCACGCGTGTGTACACCTCCACTCCGAAGAAGCCGAACTCGGCGCTGCGCAAGATCGCGCGCGTCCGGCTGACCAACGGGGTCGAGGTCACCGCCTACATCCCGGGCGAGGGTCACAACCTCCAGGAGCACTCGATCGTGCTCGTTCGGGGGGGTCGTGTGAAGGACCTTCCCGGAGTCCGTTACCACATCGTGCGCGGGACCGCGGATGCCTCCGGTGTCGACGGCCGCCGCAAGAGCCGTTCGAAGTACGGGGTCAAGCGCCCGAAGAGCTAGTGCGTCGCCGCGGCGGCCGGAGTATCGGGTCGTCGCGATCGAGAAAGGGAAGCGTCCATGGCGCGTCGCCGCAGGGCAGAGAAGCGGAAGCTGACGCCCGACGTCCGATACAACGACGTCGTGATCACGCAGTTCATCAACAACATGATGTCGCGTGGCAAGCGTTCGCTGGCCGAGGGTCTTTTCTACACCGCGCTGGATCGGGTGAAGGATCGGACCGGTCAGGAGGGCGTCGAGGTGTTCCGGAACGCGCTCAGGAATGCGCAGCCGGCCCTCGAGGTGAAGAGCCGCCGGATCGGTGGCGCCACCTACCAGGTGCCGATCGAGATCAAGCCGCAGCGCCGCATGCAGCTGGCGATGCGCTGGCTGATCAGCTTTTCCCGGTCGCGGCCCGACAAGTCCTTCGCCGACAAGCTCGCCAGCGAGTTGATCGCGGCGGGCAAGAACGAGGGTCCCACCATCAAGAAGCGTGAGGACACGCACCGGATGGCCGAGGCCAACCGTGCGTTCGCGCACTGCCGCTGGTAGCGGACCGGCGAAGAGGGACGAGAAGGAGTATCTGACGTGGCCCCGCGGAGTTCACTCGAACGTGTTCGGAACATCGGCATCATGGCTCACATCGATGCCGGTAAGACGACCACGACCGAGCGTATCCTCTACTACACGGGGCGCACGCACCGGATGGGTGAGGTCCATGAGGGCGGAGCCGTCATGGACTGGATGGAGCAGGAGAAGGAGCGCGGCATCACGATCACTTCGGCGGCCACGACCTGTGCCTGGCGCGATCATGCGATCAACATCATCGACACGCCGGGCCACGTGGATTTCACCGCCGAGGTCGAGCGCAGTCTGCGTGTTCTCGACGGTGCGATCG harbors:
- the rpsG gene encoding 30S ribosomal protein S7; protein product: MARRRRAEKRKLTPDVRYNDVVITQFINNMMSRGKRSLAEGLFYTALDRVKDRTGQEGVEVFRNALRNAQPALEVKSRRIGGATYQVPIEIKPQRRMQLAMRWLISFSRSRPDKSFADKLASELIAAGKNEGPTIKKREDTHRMAEANRAFAHCRW
- the rpoC gene encoding DNA-directed RNA polymerase subunit beta', with the protein product MLGLRTERDRKLSEDYSSILIQLASPTAIRSWSYGEVTKPETINYRTFKPEKDGLFCERIFGPVKDWECNCGKYKRIRYRGIVCDKCGVEVTQSKVRRERLGHIELAVPVAHIWFFKGLPSRIGHLLDLKLKELERVLYYESYIVLDPGTSGLDKASLLTEEEYDELIENVPDVKIRVGMGAESIRELLEGLELRTLVDELKDSAANETSVQRKKHTLKRLKIVQNFLNSTNDPTWMILDAVPVLPPDLRPLVPLDGGRFATSDLNDLYRRVINRNNRLKKLIEIKAPGVILRNEKRMLQEAVDALFDNGRRSRAVKGQGNRPLKSLSDMLKGKKGRFRQNLLGKRVDYSGRSVIVVGPELKLYQCGLPKTMALELFKPFIIRKLEEKGYVQTVKSAKKLVEKERPEVWDILEEIIKDHPVLLNRAPTLHRLGIQAFEPVLVEGKAIRIHPLVCAAFNADFDGDQMAVHVPLGYEAQLEARLLMLAPLNVLSPASGEPVATPSQDMVLGLFYLTKVRPGARGEGKAFTSVDDVMSALDHGLVEKHALIKVRVNGELVETTAGRCIFNALLPADWPFVNEELGKKQNKRLIAEIHERLGVSACMDFLDKLKHLGFEEATTAGLTIGIEDVLIPGEKQTAVTSAQEKIARVTKDYTQGRIGNSERYNRVIDQWTGVSDKVADAMFEELRTDRQGFNPVFMMHQSGARGSRDQIRQLGAMRGLMAKPQKKFTGGVGEIIEQPILSNFKEGLTVLEYFISTHGARKGLADTALKTADAGYLTRRLVDVSQDIVITEPDCGTILGLDVGPIKEGEEVIEPLGERVHGRVLADDAIGLDGEILFEAGTLIDAEKAAALEDSGVEEVAIRSVLTCEARRGVCAMCYGYNLAENRLVDLGEPVGVIAAQSIGEPGTQLTLRTFHIGGTASRIAEETIKHAAADGVVEFGDDLELITRQDGLTVSAGRKGQMRLVLPTGIVRSKYDVPYGAEVLVEEGQEVEKGTGLFQWDPYSDPVLSKVEGKVEYRDIVPGITMTEEIDDASGRRQSFIKESTDKNLHPTVMVTDKKGEKLEEYIVPTGAMLMVKDGEKVKPGQLICKIAKDIGQSRDITGGLPRVAELFEARRPKEAATITEIDGVVSFGGVTRGMRKIVVTPEGGDESRAKEYLIPHGRYVRTYEGEKVLAGDPLTEGPIDPLDVLAVKGVNAVQSFLVNAIQEVYRLQGVKINDKHIEIIVGRMLQKVTISDPGDTDFLEGEVVSKADVRDANERIQAKNQERIAAGKDPLQPAIYEPQLLGITKASLSTDSFISAASFQETTRVLTEAAIVSKRDELHSLKENVIMGHLISAGTGLSGYKHLVLESQPEEAVEGEEVVGGEGPGEDQVAQASEA
- the rpsL gene encoding 30S ribosomal protein S12, which produces MPTINQLIRKGRSKRIQKSDAPALQGCPQRRGVCTRVYTSTPKKPNSALRKIARVRLTNGVEVTAYIPGEGHNLQEHSIVLVRGGRVKDLPGVRYHIVRGTADASGVDGRRKSRSKYGVKRPKS